A genomic window from Sphingobacterium spiritivorum includes:
- the smc gene encoding chromosome segregation protein SMC, translating to MQLTKLEIKGFKSFGDKITINFNDGVTAIVGPNGCGKSNVVDAIRWVMGEQSTRALRSEKMENIIFNGTKNRKPANLAEVSLTFNNTKNILPTEFSTVNITRKLYRNGESEYRLNDVKCRLKDITDLFLDTGLGADTYSIIELKMIDEIINNKDNSRRNLFEEASGISKYKVRKKQTLSKLKETENDLSRVDDLLFEIGKNLKSLENQAKKADKYFRLKDEYKDASVSLAYFKLADFSQDLEKLEEQEAAQQEVIQQNQSQIGLQETELQEKKKDILAKEKNLSVQQKSTHEYVNKIRAYESEKKIKNEQMRHLQEKEARLSAELANDKQQLNHAFYNIKRLNEELFEEQSKFDTIKTDLDANKTEVEELRAQQQSAKAKLDSFQKERGEIQSRIYQLEKDIAVLNIQKDALQQESLRNVSDTASKETELNQFNIAVADLEGRVDSQQQQYESAIQSESELQLQISATESELQTIKDELNRQSRIVDAKQNEYNLTKSLVDNLEGFPESIRFLRKSAGWKKQFPLFSDILFCKEDYRVAVENYLEPIMNHYVVDSQQDAVQAIQLLSDASRGRANFFVLDAITSLSPSAPAVEDEKLIRALDVITVEEKYRTLCEILLQHVFILKQGESADLETQLPQDDTIILHKEGRFAKNRLGLMGGSVGLFEGKRIGRAKNLENLAKEIKTLNQQIVELQTREVEQSGKLLSLKNNSQRETIDELRHQLNRLNNELISVKTKQEQYQTFITNSHNRKQDIEAKITAITNDLLTADPTLQDLKIENQKRDLEVQDLQENFNEISDILTEKSAVFNQQNIHFHQQQNKVSGIQKDLEYRDVQKETFEARIEKNTIEYEEVQQSIKDTLQHVDHNDEDLLAMYAQKEALEKGLQDIEEDFYASRKVINDLEEAIAQSRKSKELTDMLIGEIKDKKTRLQIDLNALRERLSVEFNIDLKDLLETEPPETSLSQQALQMACEKIKKQLDEYGTINPMAKEAYDEMNERSDFITKEKSDLLEAKNSLMATIKEIDDSAKDKFMTAFTMIRENFIRVFRSLFNEEDSCDLTLSDPDNPLESDIDIIARPKGKRPLSINQLSGGEKTLTSTALLFSLYLLKPAPFCIFDEVDAPLDDTNIDKFNNIIREFSNDSQFIVVSHNKRTIASTDVIYGVTMVEQGISRVVAVDLRDVA from the coding sequence ATGCAGTTAACGAAGTTGGAGATAAAGGGGTTCAAAAGTTTTGGTGACAAGATTACGATCAACTTTAATGATGGTGTGACGGCTATTGTGGGCCCTAACGGTTGCGGAAAATCCAATGTGGTAGATGCGATCCGTTGGGTAATGGGTGAACAAAGCACCCGAGCGCTGCGTTCGGAAAAGATGGAAAACATCATTTTTAACGGTACTAAAAACCGTAAGCCTGCTAATCTGGCCGAAGTATCCCTCACCTTTAATAATACAAAAAACATTCTTCCTACAGAGTTCTCAACCGTGAATATCACCAGAAAACTCTACCGAAACGGAGAAAGTGAATATAGACTGAATGATGTAAAATGTCGCTTAAAAGATATTACAGATCTTTTTCTGGATACAGGTCTTGGGGCGGACACCTATTCCATCATTGAGTTGAAAATGATTGACGAGATTATCAATAATAAAGATAATTCCCGACGTAATCTTTTTGAAGAAGCCTCCGGTATATCCAAGTACAAGGTTCGTAAGAAACAAACGCTTTCTAAACTGAAAGAAACAGAAAACGACCTTAGCCGTGTGGATGACCTCCTATTTGAGATTGGTAAGAATCTGAAGAGTCTGGAAAATCAGGCAAAGAAAGCTGATAAATATTTCCGTCTCAAGGATGAATATAAAGATGCCAGCGTAAGTCTGGCCTATTTCAAACTGGCAGATTTCAGCCAGGACCTGGAAAAACTGGAAGAACAGGAAGCTGCACAGCAGGAAGTTATTCAGCAGAATCAGTCTCAGATCGGCCTGCAGGAAACGGAGCTGCAGGAGAAGAAAAAGGATATCCTTGCTAAAGAGAAGAATCTCTCTGTACAACAAAAGAGTACACACGAGTATGTCAATAAGATAAGAGCATACGAATCGGAGAAAAAGATCAAAAATGAGCAGATGCGTCATTTGCAGGAAAAAGAAGCGAGATTAAGTGCAGAACTGGCAAATGATAAGCAACAACTCAACCATGCTTTCTATAATATAAAAAGACTCAATGAGGAGCTATTTGAAGAGCAATCCAAATTTGACACTATAAAAACGGATCTGGATGCTAACAAGACTGAAGTAGAAGAACTGAGAGCACAACAACAGTCGGCCAAAGCCAAGTTAGACAGTTTTCAAAAAGAAAGAGGAGAAATTCAGAGCAGAATCTATCAGCTGGAAAAAGATATCGCAGTACTCAATATACAAAAAGATGCTCTTCAGCAGGAGTCTCTGCGCAATGTCAGCGATACCGCTTCTAAAGAAACGGAATTAAACCAGTTTAATATTGCCGTTGCAGATCTTGAAGGTCGTGTGGACTCTCAGCAGCAGCAATATGAATCCGCTATACAATCTGAAAGCGAACTTCAGCTACAGATCTCTGCTACGGAATCTGAGTTGCAGACGATTAAGGATGAGCTCAACAGACAAAGTCGTATAGTCGATGCTAAACAGAACGAATATAATCTGACCAAGTCATTGGTCGATAATCTGGAAGGATTTCCGGAGTCTATCCGGTTCCTGCGCAAAAGTGCAGGTTGGAAAAAACAATTTCCGCTCTTCTCGGATATTCTTTTTTGTAAAGAAGACTATCGTGTTGCAGTGGAGAACTACCTGGAGCCTATCATGAATCATTATGTGGTAGATTCACAACAGGATGCCGTACAGGCCATCCAGTTGTTGAGTGATGCGTCGAGAGGAAGAGCAAACTTTTTTGTATTGGATGCTATCACTTCACTTTCTCCCTCCGCCCCTGCCGTTGAGGATGAAAAACTGATCCGGGCATTGGATGTGATCACTGTAGAAGAAAAGTACAGAACGCTGTGCGAGATCTTACTACAACATGTTTTCATTCTGAAACAAGGCGAATCTGCAGATCTGGAAACGCAGCTTCCGCAGGATGATACAATCATACTGCACAAAGAGGGACGATTTGCAAAAAACAGATTAGGACTTATGGGTGGTTCGGTAGGATTGTTTGAAGGAAAGAGAATCGGAAGGGCCAAAAACCTGGAGAATCTTGCAAAAGAAATCAAAACATTGAATCAGCAGATCGTAGAACTGCAAACCCGTGAAGTAGAGCAATCCGGTAAACTGCTGTCGCTGAAGAATAATTCACAACGGGAGACTATAGATGAATTACGCCATCAGCTTAATCGTCTCAACAATGAACTGATATCCGTCAAAACCAAACAGGAACAATACCAGACTTTTATCACCAATAGTCATAACCGTAAACAGGATATAGAAGCCAAAATCACGGCTATTACCAATGATCTTTTGACGGCAGACCCGACCTTGCAGGATCTGAAAATTGAAAACCAAAAGAGAGATCTGGAGGTACAGGATCTGCAGGAAAACTTTAATGAAATATCTGATATCCTGACTGAAAAATCAGCGGTATTCAATCAACAGAATATTCATTTTCATCAGCAACAGAATAAAGTATCGGGTATTCAGAAGGATCTGGAATACAGAGATGTTCAGAAAGAAACATTTGAAGCCCGCATCGAAAAGAATACGATTGAATATGAAGAGGTACAACAAAGTATAAAAGACACACTTCAGCACGTAGATCATAACGATGAGGATCTGCTTGCTATGTACGCTCAGAAAGAAGCTCTTGAAAAAGGCTTACAGGACATAGAAGAGGACTTCTATGCTTCACGCAAAGTCATCAATGATCTGGAAGAAGCTATAGCACAATCACGCAAATCCAAAGAGCTTACCGATATGCTGATCGGTGAGATTAAAGATAAAAAGACCAGATTACAGATCGATCTGAATGCTCTTCGTGAGCGTCTTTCTGTAGAGTTCAATATTGACCTCAAAGATCTTCTGGAAACAGAACCTCCCGAAACAAGCCTGTCTCAGCAAGCGCTGCAGATGGCCTGTGAAAAGATCAAGAAACAACTGGATGAGTACGGGACAATCAATCCTATGGCTAAAGAAGCCTATGATGAAATGAACGAGCGGTCGGACTTCATAACGAAAGAAAAATCTGATCTGCTGGAAGCCAAAAATTCTCTAATGGCCACCATCAAGGAGATCGATGACTCGGCTAAAGATAAGTTTATGACGGCCTTTACTATGATCCGCGAAAACTTTATCCGTGTGTTCAGATCATTATTTAATGAAGAAGACAGCTGTGACCTGACCCTTTCTGATCCGGACAATCCACTGGAATCGGATATTGACATTATTGCACGTCCTAAAGGCAAGCGACCACTTTCTATTAATCAATTGTCGGGAGGAGAGAAGACGTTGACTTCTACAGCGCTGTTATTCTCCCTGTATCTGCTGAAGCCGGCACCTTTCTGTATATTCGACGAGGTAGATGCTCCGCTTGATGATACCAATATTGACAAATTCAACAATATTATCCGTGAATTCTCTAACGATTCACAATTTATAGTAGTCTCGCACAACAAGCGTACTATAGCAAGTACAGATGTCATCTACGGTGTGACCATGGTAGAACAGGGAATCTCCAGAGTAGTTGCCGTCGACCTGAGAGATGTCGCTTAA
- a CDS encoding regulatory protein RecX — protein MQDDEKKKRVLTAAQAKLKAENYCAYQERAQQEVRDKLYDWGLHQEDVENIIVELISDNFLNEERFALAYASGKFRMKGWGRIKIKQGLTFKKVSPPLIKQALAAIDYDEYISRLADILQKKAASLKEDDPYLRKNKLAQYAAGRGFESTEIWDLLKENIY, from the coding sequence ATGCAGGACGATGAAAAGAAAAAGAGGGTACTGACAGCGGCACAAGCTAAGCTCAAAGCGGAGAATTATTGTGCTTATCAGGAACGGGCACAACAGGAAGTAAGAGATAAACTCTATGATTGGGGACTACATCAAGAAGATGTGGAAAATATAATTGTCGAGCTTATTTCCGACAATTTCCTCAATGAAGAACGGTTTGCTCTGGCCTATGCTTCGGGTAAATTCAGAATGAAAGGCTGGGGAAGGATAAAGATAAAACAAGGGCTTACTTTCAAAAAAGTATCTCCTCCCCTTATCAAACAAGCATTAGCAGCAATTGATTACGATGAGTACATCTCCCGTCTGGCAGATATCCTGCAAAAAAAAGCAGCTTCGCTAAAAGAGGACGATCCGTATCTACGTAAAAACAAGTTGGCTCAATATGCTGCCGGAAGAGGGTTTGAAAGCACAGAAATATGGGATCTTCTAAAAGAAAACATATATTGA
- a CDS encoding DUF3467 domain-containing protein, translated as MENNNQENQELSIELTEETAEGVYSNLAIITHSSTEFVVDFVRIMPGVPKAKVKSRIILTPEHAKRLLGALQDNINRFEAQNGSIKANDNTLPLNFGTPKGEA; from the coding sequence ATGGAAAATAACAATCAGGAGAATCAGGAATTGAGTATTGAACTGACGGAAGAAACAGCAGAAGGAGTATACTCCAATCTGGCTATTATTACACATTCATCTACAGAGTTTGTTGTAGATTTTGTTCGTATTATGCCAGGTGTACCGAAAGCGAAGGTCAAATCCAGAATTATTTTGACTCCCGAACATGCAAAAAGGCTTTTAGGTGCTTTGCAGGATAATATTAACCGTTTTGAAGCTCAAAACGGATCAATTAAAGCCAATGATAATACATTGCCGCTTAATTTTGGAACTCCAAAAGGAGAAGCATAA
- a CDS encoding carbon-nitrogen hydrolase family protein, translating to MDIQVRPLTKKDYRDLKNSMEEAYQGMGEVWSRENIVDLIDLFPEGQLCVEVDGHVVACALSIILNSKKNNIYDSYYDIIDDGKFSKHTHEGDTLYGIEVFVHPDHRALRLGRRLYDSRKELCEQLNLKSIVAGGRIPNYHNYSEKMSPRVYIEKVKRKEIYDPTLTFQLSNDFHVKKILKNYLPEDMDSMEFAVLLEWNNIYYEPDSRSISTSKQTIRLGLIQWQMRLFDNVEAFYDQIEFFVDTVSDYGADFIMFPEFFNTPLMSPFNDLPERTAMKRLAELTNEIVDRIQQFAVSYNVNIIAGSMPVYENNKLYNVSYLCHRSGKVDSYRKIHITPNESKYYGMIGGNEVKVFDTDCGKIGLLICYDVEFPELSRILADQGMQILFVPFMTDTQNGYIRVRTCAQARAIENECYVAIAGSVGNLPRVNNMDIQYSQSAVFTPSDFAFPNNAIKAEATPNAEMVLIADVDLYALRDLHEYGTVKIMKDRRKDLYDVRLLK from the coding sequence ATGGATATACAGGTAAGACCTTTGACCAAGAAGGACTATAGAGATTTAAAAAACTCAATGGAAGAAGCTTATCAGGGTATGGGAGAAGTCTGGAGCCGGGAAAATATTGTCGATCTTATTGATTTATTTCCCGAGGGGCAGTTATGTGTGGAGGTCGATGGTCATGTTGTCGCTTGTGCCTTATCCATTATCCTTAATTCAAAAAAGAATAATATCTATGATAGTTATTATGATATTATTGATGATGGTAAATTCAGTAAACATACGCATGAAGGTGATACTTTATACGGGATAGAAGTTTTTGTTCATCCGGATCATCGTGCATTACGCCTGGGACGAAGACTTTATGACTCCCGTAAGGAACTGTGTGAGCAACTCAATCTCAAAAGTATTGTAGCCGGAGGACGTATTCCTAACTACCATAATTACTCAGAAAAAATGAGTCCCCGTGTTTATATCGAAAAGGTAAAACGCAAAGAAATCTACGATCCGACGCTCACGTTTCAGTTGTCCAATGATTTCCATGTCAAGAAGATTCTGAAAAATTACCTGCCAGAGGATATGGATTCCATGGAGTTTGCGGTATTACTGGAATGGAATAATATTTATTACGAACCCGATTCCCGTTCCATTTCTACATCCAAACAAACTATACGTCTTGGACTGATACAATGGCAGATGCGCCTCTTTGATAATGTCGAGGCTTTCTATGACCAGATTGAGTTTTTCGTAGATACGGTCAGCGATTACGGTGCTGATTTTATTATGTTTCCCGAATTTTTCAATACTCCTTTGATGAGTCCGTTCAATGATCTTCCTGAAAGGACTGCAATGAAAAGACTGGCGGAACTCACCAATGAGATCGTAGATCGTATACAGCAGTTTGCGGTATCATATAATGTTAATATTATAGCAGGGTCTATGCCTGTTTATGAGAATAATAAACTGTATAATGTTTCCTATCTCTGTCATCGGAGCGGTAAAGTAGACTCCTATCGTAAGATCCATATCACCCCGAATGAGTCCAAGTATTATGGTATGATAGGAGGGAATGAAGTCAAAGTATTTGATACAGATTGTGGTAAGATCGGATTATTGATCTGCTATGATGTAGAATTCCCGGAATTGAGCCGTATACTGGCCGATCAGGGTATGCAGATTTTATTTGTACCTTTTATGACAGATACGCAGAACGGATATATCCGTGTACGTACCTGTGCACAGGCACGTGCTATAGAAAATGAATGCTATGTGGCTATTGCAGGTTCAGTCGGTAATCTGCCCCGTGTCAATAATATGGATATTCAATATTCCCAATCGGCTGTATTCACCCCCTCTGATTTTGCATTTCCCAATAATGCCATCAAAGCCGAAGCTACTCCCAATGCTGAAATGGTGCTGATCGCAGATGTGGACTTATATGCGTTGCGGGATCTGCATGAATATGGTACCGTCAAGATCATGAAAGACAGAAGAAAAGATCTGTACGATGTACGGTTATTAAAATAA